The DNA segment GCGTAGGATCGCTCTTCGCCCTAATTAGACGCGCGATCAGTGCCCGTGAACCCAACCAGCTCCGAGCCAGCACCGATCGCCCTGCCCAAAACCAGCGAAAGCAACCAGCTGCTGCGCATCCGCCACTCGATGAGCCATGTGCTGGCCATGGCTGTGCAGAAGCTCTTTCCCCAGGCTCAAGTCACCATCGGCCCTTGGACCGAGAGCGGCTTTTATTACGACTTCGACAATCCCGATCCCTTCACCGAGGCCGATCTCAAGGCAATCAAAAAGGAGATGGGCAAGATCATTGGCCGCCGTCTGCCCCTTGAGCGGATCGAAGTAAGCCGCACTGAAGCCGAGGCCAGGATCAAAGCCCAAAACGAGCCCTACAAGCTGGAGATCCTGGCGGGGATCAGCGAGCCGATCAGTCTTTACACCCTGGGCGAGGAGTGGTGGGACCTCTGCGCCGGGCCCCACGTAGCCAACACCAGCGAGCTCAACCCCAAGGCCTTCGAGCTCGAGAGCGTCGCCGGCGCCTATTGGCGTGGCGATGAAACCAAGGCCCAGCTGCAGCGCATCTACGGCACCGCCTGGGAAACCCCCGAGCAGCTGGCGGAACACAAGCGGCGCAAGGAAGAGGCCAAACGACGGGACCACAGGCGCTTGGGCACCGATCTGAATCTGTTCTCGATCGAGGATGAGGCCGGGGCTGGGCTGGTGTTCTGGCATCCCCGCGGCGCTCGGATGCGCCTGTTGATTGAAGATTTTTGGCGTCAGGCCCATTTCGCAGCTGGATACGAACTGTTGTACACACCACACGTGGCCGACATCAGCCTGTGGAAAACCTCGGGCCACCTCGACTTCTATGCCGAGAGCATGTTTGGCCCCATGCAAGTCGATGAGCGGCAATACCAGCTCAAGCCGATGAACTGCCCCTTTCACGTGCTCACATACGCAAGCACCCTGCGCAGTTACCGGGAGCTGCCAATTCGCTGGGCCGAGTTGGGCACCGTTTATCGCTACGAGCGTCCGGGTGTGATGCACGGCCTAATGCGGGTGCGCGGCTTCACCCAGGACGACGCCCACGTGTTTTGCCTACCAGAGCAGATCAGCGATGAGATCCTGCGCATCCTTGATCTCACAGAGGAGATCCTTTCCGCCTTCGATTTCAAGACCTACGAAATAAATCTCTCCACCAGGCCGGAGAAGTCGATCGGCGCAGACGCCGTGTGGGAACTGGCAACCCAAGGCCTGATCGAGGCCCTCGATCGCAAGGGATGGGCCTACAAGATCGATGAAGGCGGCGGCGCCTTCTACGGTCCCAAGATCGACCTAAAAATCGAAGATGCCATCGGGCGAATGTGGCAGTGCTCCACAATCCAGCTCGATTTCAACCTGCCAGAACGTTTCGAACTGGAGTACGTGGCCGCTGATGGCTCAAGAATGCGCCCGATCATGATCCACCGGGCGATCTTCGGTTCGCTGGAGCGGTTTTTCGGGATCATGACCGAGAACTACGCCGGCGATTTCCCCTTCTGGCTGGCACCCGAGCAGATCCGGCTGCTGCCCGTTACCGATGAGGTGATGCCCTACGCCGAGCAGCTACTGGAGCAGCTCAAGGCCGCTGGCATCCGCGCCACCCTGGACCATTCCGGCGAGCGCCTCGGCAAGCTGATTCGCAACGGCGAACAGATGAAAATCCCCCTGCTGGCAGTGATCGGCGCCAAGGAGGCTGAAACAGGTGCGGTGAGCCTGCGCAGCAGACGCGAAGGCGACCTCGGCAACCTGAGCGTGGCCGACCTGCTGGCTGCAGCAGTTACGGCAAATGCCAAGCGGGCAGCTGGCCTGGGCCTGCCGGCGATCCCCACACCCGGCCAGTGACCACCCTTCTAGCTGGAGACATCGGCGGCACCAAGACCCTTCTCGCCCTCTATCAGCTGCAGGCCGGGGGTGAATTGGAGCTGCTGCGCAGTGAGCGCTACCTATCCGCCGACTGGGACGACCTGGCCCCGTTGCTGGCCACCTTTCTGGGTGCTTCCCAGCCCCCTCCTGCGGCCGCCTGCCTGGCGGTGGCAGGACCGGTGGAGGCGGGTAAGGCCCAACTAACCAACCTCCACTGGCAGCTCGATGGCACCCAGCTGGCTGCCGCCACAGGTATTTGGCGGTTTGAGCTGGTCAATGATTTCGCCGTATTGATCTACGGGCTGCCCCATCTCACCTCCCAGCAACAGGCGCCAATCCGCCCGGGGGTGGCGAGGCCGGAGGCGCCCCTGCTGGTGCTTGGTGCGGGAACGGGTCTGGGGGTGGCCTACGGGGTACCAACCCCGTCGGGTTTGGTGGCGGTGGCCAGCGAGGCAGCCCACGCTGAATTCGCCCCCCGCAACCAGCAGGAATGGGAACTCAAACAGTGGCTCGCCCGCGAGCGGGGCCTAGAGCGAGTCTCAATCGAGCGGGTGGTAAGCGGCACTGGCCTGGGCGAAGTGGCGCGCTGGCTGCTTCACATCCGCCACCCCGGCGGAGACCATCCCCTCTTCCCGCTAGCCGATGGGTCGGAACTGCCCGCTGCCGTGGCTGCCAGCGCTGCCTTAGGGGAAAGCCTGGCCTGCGAAGCCTTGGAGATCTGGATCGGCTGCTACGGCAGTGTGTGTGGCGATCTGGCCCTGGCGGGCCTGAGCCGGGGGGGGATGTGGTTGGCCGGCGGTACCGCAGGAAAGCTGCTGGAAAGCCTGCGCTCGCCCACCTTTAACCGGGCATTTCTAAACAAGGGTCGGCTTGAGCCGGTGCTGGTAAGCATGCCGATCACGGCCGTGGTCGATCCGGCCATTGGCCAATTCAGCGCGGCCTGCCGGGCGCGCATGCTGCTGGCCTGAGACACTGGGCGCAGCAGAAGTTGTCCCATGGTGCGCCCCCGGGTCGGACAAGGGGTTGAGGTTCACGTTCCAGCTACCACAGCCAACGTCGGTCCTGGCTTTGACTGTCTGGGGGCTGCCCTGGATCTCGACAACGTCTTCCAGATGCGCTGCATCGAGGGCGGCAGCGAGCGCTTTGATCTGATTATCGAAGGCAGCGAAGGAGCCCACCTACGCGGAGGGCCCGACAACCTGGTGTATCGCTCGGCCCAACGGGTTTGGAAAGAAGCCGGCGAGGAGCCGGTGGCCCTTGAAGCAAGAGTGCGGCTAGCGGTGCCGCCGGCCCGGGGCCTGGGTAGCAGCGCCACGGCGATTGTGGCTGGCCTGATCGGCGCCAATGCGCTGGTGGGCGAGCCCCTCAGTCGCGAGAAGCTGCTGGAGTTGGCCATCGACATTGAAGGCCATCCCGACAACGTGGTGCCCTCCTTGGTGGGGGGATTGTGCATGACAGCCAAGGCGGCCTCGCACCGCTGGCGGGTGGTGCGCTGTGAATGGTCGCCTCTCGTTCAGGCAGTGGTCGCAATCCCCGCTATCCGGCTCACCACCAGCGAAGCAAGGCGGGCCCTGCCGAAATCAATTCCAGTGGGGGATGCGGTGATCAACCTGGGCTCCCTCACATTGCTGCTGCAGGGGCTGCGCACCGGCAATGGCGACTTGATCACCGATGGCATGCACGACCGTCTTCATGAGCCCTACCGCTGGGGCCTGATCCATGGCGGCAAGGCCGTAAGGGAGGCGGCCCTAGCGGCGGGAGCCTGGGGTTGCGTCATCAGTGGCGCCGGTCCAAGCCTGCTTGCCCTGTGCCCCAAACCAGCGGCCGAAGACGTGAGTAGAGCGATGGTGCGGGCCTGGCACCAAGCCGGGGTGGAGTCCCGCTCAGAGGTGCTGGCCATCCAGCAACTGGGCAGCCGCTGGGAGCACTTGCCAGACCAGAAGCCCGCCGCCAGTGAGTAGATCTACTCAGTACAGCAACCAGGACTGATAGGTTG comes from the Cyanobium sp. Tous-M-B4 genome and includes:
- the thrB gene encoding homoserine kinase: MVRPRVGQGVEVHVPATTANVGPGFDCLGAALDLDNVFQMRCIEGGSERFDLIIEGSEGAHLRGGPDNLVYRSAQRVWKEAGEEPVALEARVRLAVPPARGLGSSATAIVAGLIGANALVGEPLSREKLLELAIDIEGHPDNVVPSLVGGLCMTAKAASHRWRVVRCEWSPLVQAVVAIPAIRLTTSEARRALPKSIPVGDAVINLGSLTLLLQGLRTGNGDLITDGMHDRLHEPYRWGLIHGGKAVREAALAAGAWGCVISGAGPSLLALCPKPAAEDVSRAMVRAWHQAGVESRSEVLAIQQLGSRWEHLPDQKPAASE
- a CDS encoding glucokinase, with protein sequence MTTLLAGDIGGTKTLLALYQLQAGGELELLRSERYLSADWDDLAPLLATFLGASQPPPAAACLAVAGPVEAGKAQLTNLHWQLDGTQLAAATGIWRFELVNDFAVLIYGLPHLTSQQQAPIRPGVARPEAPLLVLGAGTGLGVAYGVPTPSGLVAVASEAAHAEFAPRNQQEWELKQWLARERGLERVSIERVVSGTGLGEVARWLLHIRHPGGDHPLFPLADGSELPAAVAASAALGESLACEALEIWIGCYGSVCGDLALAGLSRGGMWLAGGTAGKLLESLRSPTFNRAFLNKGRLEPVLVSMPITAVVDPAIGQFSAACRARMLLA
- the thrS gene encoding threonine--tRNA ligase, which encodes MNPTSSEPAPIALPKTSESNQLLRIRHSMSHVLAMAVQKLFPQAQVTIGPWTESGFYYDFDNPDPFTEADLKAIKKEMGKIIGRRLPLERIEVSRTEAEARIKAQNEPYKLEILAGISEPISLYTLGEEWWDLCAGPHVANTSELNPKAFELESVAGAYWRGDETKAQLQRIYGTAWETPEQLAEHKRRKEEAKRRDHRRLGTDLNLFSIEDEAGAGLVFWHPRGARMRLLIEDFWRQAHFAAGYELLYTPHVADISLWKTSGHLDFYAESMFGPMQVDERQYQLKPMNCPFHVLTYASTLRSYRELPIRWAELGTVYRYERPGVMHGLMRVRGFTQDDAHVFCLPEQISDEILRILDLTEEILSAFDFKTYEINLSTRPEKSIGADAVWELATQGLIEALDRKGWAYKIDEGGGAFYGPKIDLKIEDAIGRMWQCSTIQLDFNLPERFELEYVAADGSRMRPIMIHRAIFGSLERFFGIMTENYAGDFPFWLAPEQIRLLPVTDEVMPYAEQLLEQLKAAGIRATLDHSGERLGKLIRNGEQMKIPLLAVIGAKEAETGAVSLRSRREGDLGNLSVADLLAAAVTANAKRAAGLGLPAIPTPGQ